The DNA window TACTAGGGTAAACATTGTTTGTGAGGATCTGTTTTTTGGAAACTGTTTATCACTGATAAAAAGATCCATTAATGTGGTTAAGATCATGCCAATGTTAATATTCAATCTACCCCAATTACCATCACAAGCTTGAAAATAATCAAAAATAGGTCTGGAATTTAACATACCTTTATAAGCCCCCAAATCAATATAAAGTCAGCCATTTCTAATGGCAAATTTGGAAGTGAATAAATGTTCGGAAATGATTACGGAAGAGATGAAAGGGAAAATTCCTCCCCCATCAGTGAAGGGGAAGAATACGATGTTAAAATTGAAGATTTAGGTAGAGATGGTGACGGCATTACCCGTATTGAAGGTTTTGTGGTTTTCGTTTCAGGAGCCAAAGTTGGAGATGAAGTAAAAATCAAAATTAACTCTGTTCGCAGAAATTTTGGTTTTGCAGAAGTGGTGGAATAAGCTAGTGAATGAAATAAGATTCTTGAAGCGAAATAAAAATCTTTTTTATTAAGTTTTTTAAGAATTCACATTTTTAAAAAGCCAATTTAAGGCAAATTATTTGGAAGTGAATATATATGTTCGGAAGTAATTACGGAAGAGATGAAAGGGAAAATTCTGCTCCTATTAACGAAGGGGAAGAATACGATGTTAAAATTGAAGATTTAGGTAGAGACGGCGACGGTATTACCCGTATTGAAGGGTTTG is part of the Methanobacterium formicicum DSM 3637 genome and encodes:
- a CDS encoding TRAM domain-containing protein; amino-acid sequence: MFGNDYGRDERENSSPISEGEEYDVKIEDLGRDGDGITRIEGFVVFVSGAKVGDEVKIKINSVRRNFGFAEVVE
- a CDS encoding TRAM domain-containing protein, whose amino-acid sequence is MFGSNYGRDERENSAPINEGEEYDVKIEDLGRDGDGITRIEGFVVFVSGAKVGDEVKIRVNSVRRNFGFAEVVE